Proteins encoded together in one Falco peregrinus isolate bFalPer1 chromosome 2, bFalPer1.pri, whole genome shotgun sequence window:
- the METTL27 gene encoding methyltransferase-like protein 27, whose translation MWLPAAVRERVAAVHGGAALPERLRQYDGWAARYEQDVAALEYRAPHLAAASLSFAFPAPPAGARLLDVACGTGLVARELHRRGFRCLHGVDGSAGMLEQARSTGLYRQLQRCVLGQEPLPVPPEHYDAVMVVGALGEGQVPSAALPELLRVTKPGGFLCLTTRSNPSNLRYKAELEAVLEKLERQGAWQKVLAQEVERWERATSEEESTQGTGYISGVVYIYRKCPVPPLEEG comes from the exons ATGTGGCTGCCGGCGGCGGTGCGGGAGCGGGTGGCGGCGGTGCACGGCGGTGCGGCGCTGCCCGAGCGCCTGCGGCAGTACGATGGCTGGGCCGCCCGCTACGAGCAG GATGTGGCGGCGCTGGAGTACCGGGCTCCGCACCTGGCCGCCGCTTCGCTCTCATTCGCCttccccgcgccgcccgccggggcGCGGCTGCTCGACGTGGCCTGTGGCACTGGGCTGGTAGCGCGGGAG CTCCACCGCCGCGGCTTCCGCTGCCTGCACGGCGTGGACGGCAGCGCggggatgctggagcaggcgCGGAGCACCGGCCTCTACCGGCAGCTGCAGCGGTGTGTCCTGGGCCAGGAGCCCCTGCCCGTGCCCCCAG AGCACTACGATGCCGTGATGGTGGTGGGGGCCCTGGGCGAGGGGCAGGTGCCAAGTGCAGCTTTGCCGGAGCTGCTGCGTGTCACCAAGCCGG GAGGTTTCCTCTGCCTGACTACAAGGAGCAACCCCTCGAACCTGCGGTacaaggcagagctggaggcagtgctggagaagctggagaggcagggagCCTGGCAGAAGGTGCTGGCCCAGGAGGTGGAGCGCTGGGAGAGGGCCACCTCCGAGGAGGAGAGCACCCAGGGCACCGGCTACATCTCCGGAGTGGTCTACATCTATCGAAAATGCCCTGTCCCCCCCCTCGAGGAGGGATAA
- the LOC101910698 gene encoding claudin-4-like, translating into MAMMTMQLGGLMLAVLGWLGSILTCALPMWKVTAFIGSNIVVAQVFWEGLWMNCVYESTGQMQCKVYDSLLELTSDLQAARALVVTSIFVAFFAFLTAVSGADCTRCVDDKSTKTRISIVAGAIFVLASIMLLIPVSWSANSIVSNFYNPMVPEALKRELGAALYIGWASSALQLFGGGILCCSGPPSQQDPYPKKYRAVKTCSPMSYAMKDYV; encoded by the coding sequence ATGGCGATGATGACAATGCAGCTGGGTGGGCtgatgctggctgtgctgggctggctAGGCTCCATCCTCACCTGTGCGCTGCCCATGTGGAAGGTGACGGCCTTCATCGGCTCAAACATCGTGGTGGCCCAGGTCttctgggaagggctgtggatGAACTGTGTGTATGAAAGCACGGGGCAGATGCAGTGCAAGGTCTACGACTCCCTGCTGGAGCTCACCTCCGACCTGCAAGCGGCTCGTGCCTTGGTGGTCACCTCCATCTTTGTGGCCTTCTTTGCCTTCCTCACTGCCGTCTCAGGTGCAGACTGCACCCGTTGTGTGGATGACAAGAGCACCAAGACCAGGATCTCCATTGTGGCAGGTGCCATCTTTGTCCTGGCCAGCATCATGCTGCTCATCCCTGTCTCCTGGTCTGCTAACAGCATCGTCAGCAACTTCTACAACCCCATGGTGCCCGAGGCCCTCAAGAgagagctgggggctgccctcTACATTGGCTGGGCCTCCAGTGCCCTCCAGCTCTTTGGCGGAGGCATCCTGTGCTGCTCAGGACCCCCATCCCAGCAAGACCCCTACCCTAAGAAGTACAGAGCAGTGAAAACCTGCAGCCCGATGAGCTATGCCATGAAGGACTATGTGTGA